The following proteins are co-located in the Pseudomonas sp. ATCC 13867 genome:
- the infB gene encoding translation initiation factor IF-2 has protein sequence MTQVTVKELAKTVDTPVERLLQQMREAGLPHNNAEQVVTDSEKQALLAHLKGSHGERADEPRKITLQRKTTSTIRVAGSKTVSVEVRKKKTYVKRDPEELEAERQRELEEQRAAEEAARLKAEEEARQRAAEEEARRQADAARQAAATAPAVAPAAAEAPRAAAAPAPTAPTAAAPAADDRKKEEPRRAPKRDDEDERRDRKHAQHRPSIKEKEKTTAPRVVRSGGGDDDDSFGRRGGGRGKAKLKKRNQHGFQSPTGPIVREVSIGETITVGDLAAQMSVKGAEVVKFMFKMGTPVTINQVLDQETAQLIAEELGHKVKLVSENALEEQLAESLKFEGEAVSRAPVVTVMGHVDHGKTSLLDYIRRAKVAAGEAGGITQHIGAYHVETDRGMVTFLDTPGHAAFTAMRARGAQATDIVILVVAADDGVMPQTQEAVQHAKAAGVPIVVAVNKIDKPDANPDNIKNGLAALDVIPEEWGGDAPFVHVSAKVGTGVDELLEAVLLQAEVLELKATPSAPGRGVVVESRLDKGRGPVATVLVQDGTLRQGDMVLVGVNYGRVRAMLDENGKPIKEAGPSIPVEILGLDGTPDAGDEMTVVADEKKAREVALFRQGKFREVKLARAHAGKLENIFENMGQEEKKTLNIVLKSDVRGSLEALQGSLSGLGNDEVQVRVVGGGVGGITESDANLALASNAVLFGFNVRADAGARKIVESEGLDMRYYNVIYDIIEDVKKALTGMLGSDVRENILGIAEVRDVFRSPKFGAVAGCMVTEGLVHRNRPIRVLRDDVVIFEGELESLRRFKDDVAEVRAGMECGIGVKSYNDVRVGDKIEVFEKVEVARTL, from the coding sequence ATGACGCAAGTCACGGTGAAAGAACTGGCCAAGACGGTCGATACGCCGGTAGAGCGCCTGCTGCAGCAGATGCGCGAAGCGGGTCTGCCGCATAACAACGCCGAGCAGGTGGTGACCGACAGCGAGAAGCAAGCGCTGCTGGCCCACTTGAAAGGCAGCCACGGTGAGCGCGCGGACGAACCGCGCAAGATTACCCTGCAACGCAAGACCACCTCGACCATCAGGGTCGCTGGCAGCAAGACCGTCAGCGTCGAGGTCCGCAAGAAGAAGACCTACGTCAAGCGTGATCCTGAAGAGCTCGAGGCCGAACGCCAGCGCGAGCTGGAGGAGCAGCGTGCCGCTGAGGAAGCTGCGCGTCTGAAGGCCGAGGAAGAAGCTCGCCAGCGCGCTGCCGAGGAAGAGGCCCGCCGTCAGGCGGACGCCGCTCGCCAGGCCGCAGCAACTGCGCCTGCTGTCGCGCCGGCGGCTGCCGAAGCGCCACGCGCTGCTGCGGCTCCCGCGCCAACTGCTCCGACCGCTGCCGCTCCTGCTGCGGACGACCGCAAGAAGGAAGAGCCGCGCCGCGCGCCCAAGCGGGATGACGAGGACGAGCGCCGTGATCGCAAGCATGCCCAGCATCGCCCATCGATCAAGGAAAAGGAAAAGACTACCGCACCGCGCGTCGTGCGCAGTGGTGGTGGCGACGATGACGACAGCTTCGGCCGTCGTGGCGGCGGCCGTGGCAAGGCCAAGCTGAAGAAGCGTAACCAGCACGGGTTCCAGAGCCCGACAGGACCGATTGTGCGTGAAGTGAGTATCGGCGAGACCATCACCGTGGGCGACCTGGCTGCCCAGATGTCGGTGAAGGGTGCCGAGGTCGTCAAGTTCATGTTCAAGATGGGCACCCCGGTGACCATCAACCAGGTACTCGACCAGGAGACCGCCCAGCTGATCGCCGAAGAGCTCGGCCACAAGGTCAAGCTGGTCAGCGAGAACGCCCTGGAAGAGCAACTGGCCGAATCCCTGAAGTTCGAAGGTGAGGCGGTTTCCCGCGCGCCGGTCGTGACCGTCATGGGCCACGTCGACCACGGCAAGACCTCGCTGCTCGACTACATCCGTCGTGCCAAGGTGGCAGCTGGCGAAGCCGGCGGGATCACCCAGCACATCGGCGCCTACCACGTGGAAACCGACCGTGGCATGGTCACCTTCCTCGACACCCCCGGCCACGCCGCGTTTACCGCGATGCGTGCCCGTGGCGCCCAGGCGACCGACATCGTCATCCTCGTGGTGGCAGCGGACGACGGTGTGATGCCGCAGACCCAGGAAGCCGTGCAGCACGCGAAAGCGGCTGGCGTGCCGATCGTGGTCGCGGTGAACAAGATCGACAAGCCCGATGCCAACCCGGACAACATCAAGAACGGCCTGGCCGCTCTGGACGTGATCCCGGAAGAGTGGGGCGGCGATGCTCCCTTCGTCCACGTATCCGCCAAGGTGGGTACCGGCGTCGACGAGCTGCTCGAAGCCGTGCTGCTGCAGGCTGAAGTACTCGAACTCAAAGCCACTCCGTCGGCCCCGGGCCGTGGCGTGGTGGTCGAGTCGCGTCTGGACAAGGGCCGTGGCCCGGTAGCCACCGTGCTGGTCCAGGACGGTACCCTGCGTCAGGGCGACATGGTTCTGGTCGGCGTCAACTACGGCCGCGTCCGTGCGATGCTCGACGAGAACGGCAAGCCGATCAAGGAAGCCGGTCCGTCCATTCCGGTCGAGATCCTTGGCCTGGATGGTACCCCGGATGCCGGTGACGAGATGACCGTGGTCGCCGACGAGAAGAAGGCCCGCGAAGTCGCTCTGTTCCGTCAGGGCAAGTTCCGCGAAGTGAAACTGGCTCGTGCCCATGCCGGCAAGCTGGAAAACATCTTCGAGAACATGGGCCAGGAAGAGAAGAAGACCCTCAACATCGTGCTCAAGTCCGATGTCCGTGGTTCGCTGGAAGCCCTGCAGGGCTCGCTCAGCGGCCTGGGCAACGACGAAGTGCAGGTTCGCGTGGTCGGTGGCGGCGTCGGCGGTATCACCGAGTCCGATGCCAACCTGGCGCTGGCCTCCAACGCGGTGCTGTTCGGCTTCAACGTCCGTGCCGACGCCGGTGCGCGCAAGATCGTCGAGTCCGAAGGCCTCGACATGCGTTACTACAACGTGATCTACGACATCATCGAAGACGTCAAGAAAGCCCTGACCGGCATGCTCGGTAGCGATGTTCGCGAGAACATCCTGGGTATCGCCGAAGTACGTGACGTGTTCCGTTCGCCGAAGTTCGGCGCGGTCGCCGGCTGCATGGTCACCGAGGGTCTGGTGCACCGCAACCGTCCGATCCGTGTACTGCGCGACGACGTGGTGATCTTCGAAGGCGAACTGGAATCCCTGCGTCGCTTCAAGGACGACGTCGCCGAAGTCCGTGCCGGCATGGAGTGCGGCATCGGCGTGAAGAGCTACAACGACGTTCGCGTCGGCGACAAGATCGAAGTGTTCGAGAAGGTCGAAGTCGCTCGTACTCTGTAA
- the nusA gene encoding transcription termination factor NusA has product MSKEVLLVVESVSNEKGVPPGVIFEALELALATATKKRFEDEVDLRVEINRANGNYETFRRWTIVEDEDYSNPASELTVEDVQEEHPGMKAGEVIEEKIESIEFGRIAAQTAKQVIVQKVREAERAQVVDAYREKVNEIISGTVKKVTRDNVIVDLGNNAEALLARDQIIPRETFRVGTRVRALLKEIRSENRGPQLVLSRTAPEMLIELFRIEVPEIAEQLIDVMAAARDPGSRAKIAVRSKDKRIDPQGACIGMRGSRVQAVSGELGGERVDIVLWDDNPAQFVINAMAPAEVAAIIVDEDTHTMDIAVAEDNLAQAIGRSGQNVRLASQLTGWTLNVMTEADIQAKQQAETGDILQRFVDELDVDEELAQVLVEEGFTTLEEIAYVPMEEMLSIDGFDEDIVNELRSRAKDRLLTKAIATEEKLADAQPAEDLLSLDGMTKELAVDLALRGVTTREDLAEQSIDDLLDIDGMDEERAGKLIMAARAHWFE; this is encoded by the coding sequence ATGAGCAAAGAAGTACTGCTGGTTGTTGAGTCGGTATCCAACGAGAAGGGTGTACCGCCTGGCGTGATTTTCGAAGCGCTGGAGCTGGCCCTGGCGACCGCGACCAAAAAGCGTTTCGAGGACGAGGTTGACCTGCGCGTGGAAATCAATCGCGCCAACGGCAACTACGAAACTTTCCGTCGCTGGACCATCGTCGAGGACGAGGACTACTCCAATCCGGCATCGGAACTGACCGTCGAAGACGTGCAGGAAGAGCACCCCGGCATGAAGGCCGGTGAGGTCATCGAAGAGAAGATCGAGTCCATCGAGTTCGGTCGCATCGCTGCCCAGACCGCCAAGCAGGTCATCGTGCAGAAGGTCCGCGAGGCCGAGCGTGCCCAGGTGGTCGACGCCTACCGCGAGAAGGTCAACGAAATCATCTCCGGCACCGTCAAGAAGGTCACCCGTGACAACGTGATCGTTGACCTGGGCAACAACGCCGAAGCGTTGCTGGCCCGCGACCAGATCATCCCGCGCGAAACCTTCCGTGTCGGTACCCGCGTGCGTGCCCTGCTCAAGGAAATCCGCAGCGAGAACCGTGGCCCGCAACTGGTCCTGTCGCGCACCGCGCCGGAAATGCTGATCGAGCTGTTCCGCATCGAAGTGCCGGAAATCGCCGAGCAGTTGATCGACGTGATGGCTGCCGCCCGTGATCCGGGTTCGCGCGCCAAGATTGCCGTCCGCTCCAAGGACAAGCGTATCGACCCGCAGGGCGCCTGCATCGGTATGCGTGGTTCCCGCGTCCAGGCCGTCTCCGGCGAACTGGGCGGCGAGCGGGTGGACATCGTCCTGTGGGACGACAACCCCGCTCAGTTCGTGATCAACGCCATGGCCCCGGCCGAAGTGGCGGCGATCATCGTCGACGAAGATACCCACACCATGGATATCGCCGTCGCTGAAGACAACCTGGCCCAGGCTATCGGGCGCAGCGGTCAGAACGTACGTCTGGCCAGCCAACTCACCGGCTGGACTTTGAACGTGATGACCGAGGCCGATATCCAGGCCAAACAGCAGGCTGAGACTGGCGACATCCTGCAGCGTTTCGTCGACGAGCTGGATGTCGACGAGGAACTGGCCCAGGTACTGGTGGAAGAAGGTTTCACCACCCTGGAAGAAATCGCCTACGTACCGATGGAAGAGATGCTCAGCATCGACGGCTTCGACGAGGACATCGTCAATGAGCTGCGCTCGCGCGCCAAGGATCGCCTGCTGACCAAAGCCATCGCCACCGAAGAGAAACTTGCCGACGCACAACCGGCCGAAGACCTGCTCAGCCTCGATGGTATGACCAAAGAGCTGGCGGTGGATCTGGCGCTGCGTGGCGTAACCACCCGTGAAGATCTGGCCGAGCAATCGATTGACGATCTGCTCGACATCGACGGCATGGACGAAGAGCGTGCCGGCAAGTTGATCATGGCCGCCCGGGCCCATTGGTTCGAGTAA
- the rimP gene encoding ribosome maturation factor RimP — MSSKLEQLQALLAPVVEALGYECWGLEYISQGRHSLLRVYIDRPEGILIDDCEIVSRQVSGILDVEDPISGEYTLEVSSPGMDRPLFTLDQFARYVGEQVKIKLRTPFERRRNFQGILRGVEEQDVVVLVDDHEYLLPVDSIDKANIIPRFE; from the coding sequence GTGTCGAGCAAGCTAGAACAGTTGCAGGCCTTGTTGGCCCCTGTAGTAGAAGCGCTCGGCTATGAGTGCTGGGGCCTGGAGTACATTTCCCAAGGTCGCCATTCCCTGCTCCGGGTTTATATCGACCGTCCGGAAGGCATCCTGATCGATGACTGTGAAATCGTCAGTCGCCAGGTCAGCGGCATCCTGGACGTGGAAGACCCGATCAGCGGCGAATACACCCTGGAGGTGTCGTCGCCCGGCATGGATCGGCCTCTCTTTACGCTTGACCAGTTCGCCCGTTACGTCGGCGAACAGGTAAAGATCAAGCTGCGCACGCCCTTCGAACGGCGGCGCAATTTCCAGGGCATTCTCCGTGGTGTGGAGGAGCAGGATGTGGTGGTCCTGGTGGACGATCATGAATACCTGCTGCCGGTCGACTCGATCGACAAGGCCAACATCATTCCCCGATTTGAGTGA
- the secG gene encoding preprotein translocase subunit SecG, with amino-acid sequence MLETVVIVIHLLMALGLVVLVLLQHGKGADAGASFGAGASATVFGSQGSATFLSRFTAILAAVFFITSLGLAYFAKEKADMIRNAGLPDPVVMEQKQEQAPAASDVPGAQGQPQAPAGGNGDVPAAPEQK; translated from the coding sequence ATGCTGGAAACAGTTGTAATCGTGATTCACCTGCTGATGGCGCTGGGTCTGGTTGTGCTGGTCCTGCTTCAGCATGGCAAGGGTGCCGACGCTGGTGCGTCGTTTGGTGCAGGTGCTTCGGCCACCGTTTTCGGTAGCCAGGGTTCTGCTACCTTCCTGAGTCGTTTTACTGCTATACTTGCTGCGGTTTTTTTCATTACTAGCTTGGGTTTAGCGTATTTTGCTAAAGAAAAAGCTGATATGATACGCAACGCCGGGCTTCCTGACCCGGTGGTAATGGAGCAGAAGCAGGAGCAAGCTCCGGCAGCTAGCGATGTGCCGGGCGCGCAAGGGCAACCTCAAGCCCCTGCGGGCGGTAACGGCGACGTTCCGGCGGCTCCTGAGCAGAAGTAA
- the tpiA gene encoding triose-phosphate isomerase — MRRPLVAGNWKMHGTRSSVTELIKGLRQLALPTGVDVAVFPPCLYINQVKHGLEGKAIAVGAQNCAVEPMQGALTGEIAASQLADANCSLVLVGHSERRLILGESDGMVSRKFAAAQSCGLVPVLCVGETREQREAGKTLEVVGRQLGSVIEDLGVGAFSRAVVAYEPVWAIGTGLTASPEQAQEVHAAIRAQLSAENAEVARGLRLLYGGSVKAANAVELFGMPDIDGGLIGGASLNADEFGAICRAAGN, encoded by the coding sequence ATGCGTCGACCCCTGGTGGCCGGTAATTGGAAAATGCACGGTACCCGCTCCAGCGTAACGGAGCTGATCAAAGGCCTGCGGCAACTGGCTCTTCCTACGGGTGTCGACGTGGCGGTGTTTCCGCCTTGTCTGTACATCAACCAGGTCAAGCATGGACTGGAAGGCAAGGCGATTGCCGTCGGTGCGCAGAATTGCGCGGTTGAACCGATGCAGGGTGCCCTCACGGGCGAGATCGCGGCCAGTCAGCTGGCCGATGCGAACTGCTCCCTGGTGCTGGTAGGTCATTCCGAGCGTCGCCTGATTCTGGGTGAAAGCGATGGAATGGTCAGTCGCAAGTTTGCAGCGGCTCAATCGTGTGGCCTGGTTCCGGTGCTGTGCGTAGGGGAAACCCGCGAGCAGCGCGAGGCGGGCAAGACTTTGGAAGTCGTCGGGCGCCAGTTGGGCTCGGTGATCGAAGATTTGGGCGTTGGGGCGTTTTCCCGCGCTGTAGTGGCTTATGAGCCGGTGTGGGCGATCGGGACGGGGCTGACGGCTTCTCCCGAGCAGGCCCAGGAAGTGCACGCGGCGATTCGCGCGCAGCTCTCGGCGGAAAACGCTGAAGTGGCTCGCGGCCTTCGTCTCCTGTACGGCGGCAGCGTCAAGGCAGCCAATGCTGTCGAGCTGTTCGGCATGCCGGATATCGATGGGGGGCTCATTGGTGGGGCTTCCCTGAATGCGGATGAGTTCGGTGCGATCTGTCGCGCCGCAGGAAACTGA
- the glmM gene encoding phosphoglucosamine mutase: MSRKYFGTDGIRGRVGTPPITPDFVLKLGWAVGMAFRQQGKCRVLVGKDTRISGYMFESALEAGLSAAGADVLLLGPMPTPGIAYLTRTFHAEAGIVISASHNPHDDNGIKFFSGQGTKLPDEVELIIEELLDAPMTVVESARLGKVSRINDAAGRYIEFCKSSVPTNTDFAGLRIVLDCAHGATYKIAPSVFRELGAEVSVIGAQPNGLNINDKCGSTHLEALREVVLAEQADMGIAFDGDGDRVMMVDHTGAVVDGDEILFLIARDMLDRGKLHGGVVGTLMSNLGLELALQDLNIPFVRAKVGDRYVMSELQSRNWQLGGENSGHVVCCQHTTTGDAIIAALQVLMALKARGQTLAEARMGIRKCPQVLINVRFAGGDVDPLEHPAVKEACAKVTDEMAGRGRVLLRKSGTEPLVRVMVEGDDEGRVRAYAEQLAKVVTEVCA; this comes from the coding sequence ATGAGCAGGAAGTATTTCGGCACCGATGGTATTCGCGGTCGTGTCGGCACGCCGCCGATCACGCCGGATTTCGTGCTCAAGTTGGGCTGGGCTGTCGGCATGGCGTTCCGTCAGCAGGGCAAGTGCCGTGTGCTGGTGGGCAAGGACACCCGGATTTCCGGCTACATGTTCGAATCCGCGCTAGAGGCGGGGTTGTCTGCGGCCGGTGCGGACGTGCTGCTGCTTGGCCCGATGCCGACCCCGGGTATTGCCTACCTGACTCGCACCTTCCACGCCGAGGCCGGCATCGTCATCAGTGCGTCGCACAATCCGCACGACGATAACGGTATCAAGTTCTTCTCTGGCCAGGGCACCAAGCTGCCTGATGAGGTCGAGCTGATCATCGAGGAGTTGCTCGATGCGCCCATGACGGTGGTCGAGTCGGCCCGCCTGGGCAAGGTGTCGCGTATCAACGATGCAGCGGGTCGCTACATCGAGTTCTGCAAGAGCAGTGTGCCCACCAATACCGACTTCGCCGGGCTGCGGATCGTGCTCGATTGCGCCCACGGTGCGACCTACAAGATCGCTCCTAGCGTGTTCCGCGAGCTGGGTGCCGAGGTGTCGGTGATCGGAGCGCAGCCCAATGGCCTGAACATCAATGACAAGTGCGGTTCGACCCATCTCGAGGCGTTGCGGGAGGTCGTGTTGGCCGAGCAGGCCGACATGGGCATCGCCTTCGATGGCGATGGCGACCGCGTGATGATGGTGGATCACACCGGGGCAGTGGTTGACGGTGATGAGATCCTCTTCCTGATCGCCCGCGACATGCTCGATCGCGGCAAGCTGCACGGTGGTGTGGTTGGCACGTTGATGAGCAACCTGGGCCTGGAACTGGCATTGCAGGACCTGAACATTCCATTCGTGCGCGCCAAGGTCGGCGACCGCTATGTGATGTCCGAGCTGCAGTCCCGCAATTGGCAGCTGGGCGGCGAAAATTCCGGCCATGTCGTATGCTGCCAGCATACGACCACCGGCGATGCCATCATCGCGGCGTTGCAGGTGCTGATGGCGTTGAAGGCGCGTGGCCAGACCCTGGCCGAGGCGCGCATGGGCATCCGCAAGTGTCCGCAGGTGCTGATCAATGTACGCTTTGCCGGCGGCGATGTGGACCCGTTGGAGCACCCGGCCGTCAAGGAGGCCTGCGCCAAGGTCACTGACGAGATGGCGGGTCGTGGGCGTGTGCTGTTGCGCAAGTCCGGTACCGAGCCGCTGGTGCGGGTGATGGTCGAGGGTGATGACGAGGGCCGGGTACGGGCTTACGCCGAACAGCTGGCGAAAGTCGTGACTGAGGTATGTGCTTGA
- the folP gene encoding dihydropteroate synthase codes for MSSLYHPTRLPCGNRVLDLSRPHVMGILNVTPDSFSDGGRFNQHDAALRHAAEMVAAGATLIDIGGESTRPGARVVSPTEELERVAPVVEAIARELDVVISVDTSTPAVMRETARLGAGLINDVRSLQRDGALDAAVDTGLPVCLMHMRGEPGNMQDDPRYPDILQEVRGFLEARIAVCESAGIVRERIVIDPGFGFAKTQSHNLNLFRQMDGLMDMGCALLVGVSRKSMIGRALGREVGERLYGSLALAALAVAKGASIIRVHDVAETVDVVRMIHAVESAKEEGRLA; via the coding sequence ATGAGTTCGTTGTACCACCCGACCCGGTTGCCTTGCGGCAACCGGGTTCTTGATTTAAGCCGCCCGCACGTCATGGGCATCCTCAATGTCACTCCCGATTCCTTCTCCGATGGTGGGCGCTTCAATCAGCACGATGCTGCATTGCGCCATGCGGCGGAGATGGTCGCGGCCGGCGCCACGCTGATCGATATCGGCGGCGAGTCGACCCGGCCGGGCGCTCGCGTGGTTTCGCCTACCGAGGAGCTGGAGCGCGTCGCTCCGGTGGTCGAAGCCATCGCGCGCGAGCTGGATGTGGTGATCTCCGTAGATACCTCCACACCGGCGGTGATGCGCGAAACGGCGCGGCTTGGCGCCGGTTTGATCAATGACGTGCGTTCGCTGCAGCGTGATGGTGCACTGGATGCGGCGGTCGATACCGGTTTGCCTGTCTGCCTGATGCACATGCGTGGCGAGCCGGGAAACATGCAGGATGACCCACGCTATCCGGACATCCTTCAGGAAGTCCGTGGCTTCCTCGAGGCGCGTATCGCGGTGTGCGAATCCGCGGGCATTGTCCGGGAGCGGATCGTCATCGATCCTGGCTTCGGTTTTGCCAAGACCCAGAGCCACAACCTGAATCTGTTCCGGCAGATGGACGGGTTGATGGATATGGGATGTGCGCTATTGGTTGGTGTCTCGCGCAAGAGCATGATCGGTCGCGCGCTCGGCCGTGAGGTGGGTGAGCGTCTCTATGGCAGCCTGGCGCTGGCGGCGTTGGCGGTGGCCAAGGGCGCCAGTATTATTCGCGTCCATGACGTCGCTGAGACAGTGGACGTGGTTCGAATGATTCACGCAGTGGAAAGTGCAAAGGAAGAGGGGCGACTCGCATGA
- the ftsH gene encoding ATP-dependent zinc metalloprotease FtsH: MAKNLILWLIIAAVLVTVMNNFSSPSEPQTLNYSDFIQQVKDGKVERVTVDGYVITGKRQDGDTFKTIRPAIQDNGLIGDLVNNNVVVEGKQPEQQSIWTQLLVASFPILVIIAVFMFFMRQMQGGGGGRGGPMSFGKSKARLLSEDQVKTTFADVAGCDEAKEEVSELVEFLRDPGKFQRLGGRIPRGVLMVGPPGTGKTLLAKAIAGEAKVPFFTISGSDFVEMFVGVGASRVRDMFDQAKKHAPCIIFIDEIDAVGRHRGAGLGGGHDEREQTLNQLLVEMDGFEMNDGIIVIAATNRPDVLDPALLRPGRFDRQVVVGLPDIRGREQILKVHMRKVPLGDNVDPAVIARGTPGFSGADLANLVNEASLFAARSNKRIVDMREFELAKDKIMMGAERKTMVMSEKEKKNTAFHEAGHAIVGRLVPEHDPVYKVSIIPRGRALGVTMFLPEEDRYSLSKRALESQICSLFGGRIAEEMTLGFEGVTTGASNDIMRATQLARNMVTKWGLSEKLGPLMYAEEEGEVFLGRSAGGQHSNISGETAKLIDQEVRRIIDDCYGTAKRLLEENRDKLDMMADALMKYETIDADQIDDIMAGRTPREPRDWQGGNSGSSGNAAAPRDEGRQENPIGGPAGEH, translated from the coding sequence ATGGCAAAGAACCTGATTCTGTGGCTGATCATCGCGGCGGTACTCGTCACCGTGATGAACAACTTCTCCAGCCCGAGCGAGCCGCAGACGCTCAACTATTCCGACTTCATCCAACAGGTGAAGGACGGCAAGGTCGAGCGCGTAACCGTCGACGGCTATGTCATCACCGGCAAGCGCCAGGATGGTGACACCTTCAAGACCATCCGCCCGGCGATCCAGGACAATGGCCTGATCGGCGACCTGGTCAACAACAACGTGGTTGTCGAAGGCAAGCAGCCCGAGCAGCAGAGCATCTGGACCCAGTTGCTGGTCGCCAGCTTCCCAATCCTGGTGATCATCGCGGTCTTCATGTTCTTCATGCGCCAGATGCAGGGCGGTGGCGGTGGCCGCGGCGGCCCGATGAGCTTCGGCAAGAGCAAGGCGCGCCTGTTGTCTGAAGACCAGGTGAAGACCACCTTCGCCGACGTCGCCGGTTGCGACGAGGCCAAGGAAGAAGTCAGCGAACTGGTGGAGTTCCTCCGCGATCCGGGCAAGTTCCAGCGCCTGGGCGGCCGTATCCCGCGCGGCGTGCTGATGGTCGGCCCGCCCGGTACCGGTAAGACCCTGCTCGCCAAGGCGATCGCCGGCGAAGCCAAGGTGCCGTTCTTCACCATTTCCGGTTCGGACTTCGTGGAAATGTTCGTCGGCGTGGGCGCCTCGCGCGTTCGCGACATGTTCGACCAGGCCAAGAAGCACGCACCCTGCATCATCTTCATCGACGAGATCGACGCCGTCGGCCGCCATCGTGGCGCCGGTCTGGGCGGCGGTCACGACGAGCGCGAACAGACCCTCAACCAGTTGCTGGTGGAGATGGATGGCTTCGAGATGAATGACGGCATCATCGTCATCGCTGCGACCAACCGTCCGGACGTGCTCGACCCCGCGCTGCTGCGTCCGGGCCGCTTCGACCGCCAGGTGGTGGTCGGCCTGCCGGACATCCGTGGCCGCGAGCAGATCCTGAAAGTGCACATGCGCAAGGTCCCGCTGGGCGACAACGTCGATCCGGCCGTGATCGCGCGCGGTACCCCGGGCTTCTCCGGTGCCGACCTGGCCAACCTGGTCAACGAGGCCTCGCTGTTCGCCGCCCGTTCCAACAAGCGCATCGTCGACATGCGTGAGTTCGAGCTGGCCAAGGACAAGATCATGATGGGCGCCGAGCGCAAGACCATGGTCATGTCCGAGAAGGAGAAGAAGAACACCGCGTTCCACGAAGCCGGCCACGCCATCGTCGGCCGACTGGTTCCGGAGCACGACCCGGTCTACAAGGTTTCCATCATTCCGCGCGGTCGTGCCCTGGGCGTGACCATGTTCCTGCCGGAAGAGGATCGCTACAGCCTGTCCAAGCGCGCCCTGGAAAGCCAGATCTGCTCGCTGTTCGGTGGCCGTATCGCCGAAGAGATGACCCTGGGCTTCGAAGGTGTGACCACTGGCGCCTCCAACGACATCATGCGCGCCACCCAACTGGCGCGGAACATGGTGACCAAGTGGGGCCTGTCGGAGAAACTCGGCCCGCTGATGTACGCGGAAGAAGAAGGCGAAGTCTTCCTCGGCCGCAGTGCCGGCGGCCAGCACTCGAATATCTCGGGCGAGACTGCCAAGCTGATCGACCAGGAGGTGCGCCGCATCATCGACGACTGCTACGGCACCGCCAAGCGCCTGCTGGAAGAGAATCGCGACAAGCTCGACATGATGGCCGACGCGCTGATGAAGTACGAAACCATCGACGCCGACCAGATCGACGACATCATGGCCGGTCGTACGCCGCGCGAACCGCGTGACTGGCAGGGCGGCAACTCCGGTTCCTCCGGCAATGCTGCCGCGCCGCGCGATGAAGGTCGCCAGGAGAACCCGATTGGCGGGCCCGCTGGCGAACACTGA
- the rlmE gene encoding 23S rRNA (uridine(2552)-2'-O)-methyltransferase RlmE → MARSKTSHRWLKEHFDDPYVKMAQRDGYRSRASYKLLEIQEKDRILRPGMTVVDLGAAPGGWSQVTSRVIGDKGTLIASDILPMDSIPDVTFIQGDFTEDEVFAQLLAAIGENPVDLVISDMAPNMSGLPAVDMPRAMFLCELALDLCTRVLRPGGDFLIKIFQGEGFDAYHKLVRENFEKVQMRKPLSSRDRSREQYLLARGFRGA, encoded by the coding sequence GTGGCCCGTTCCAAGACTAGCCATCGCTGGCTGAAAGAACATTTCGACGATCCTTACGTGAAGATGGCACAGCGCGACGGCTATCGCTCGCGTGCCAGCTACAAACTGCTGGAAATCCAGGAGAAGGATCGCATCCTGCGCCCCGGCATGACCGTGGTCGACCTCGGCGCGGCGCCGGGCGGCTGGTCGCAGGTCACCAGCCGGGTGATCGGTGACAAGGGCACTCTGATCGCGTCGGACATCCTGCCGATGGACAGTATCCCGGACGTCACCTTCATCCAGGGCGACTTCACCGAGGACGAGGTCTTCGCCCAGTTGCTCGCGGCCATCGGAGAAAATCCGGTAGACCTTGTGATTTCCGATATGGCCCCCAATATGAGTGGATTGCCCGCCGTGGACATGCCTCGTGCGATGTTCCTCTGTGAGCTGGCCCTGGACCTGTGCACCCGTGTGCTGCGTCCGGGCGGCGATTTCCTGATCAAGATTTTCCAGGGCGAGGGTTTCGACGCTTATCACAAGCTGGTACGCGAGAACTTCGAAAAGGTGCAGATGCGCAAACCGCTGTCGTCCCGCGACCGTTCGCGGGAGCAGTATCTGCTCGCACGGGGCTTTCGCGGCGCCTAG
- a CDS encoding YhbY family RNA-binding protein — translation MALSQEQKKQFKSIGHHLKPVLTVAENGLSEGVMAELERALNDHELIKVQFRITERDDRRALIDELCQNGSCELVQSIGKMALIYRRNPKPNKNLSNISRFSGL, via the coding sequence ATGGCGCTCTCTCAGGAGCAGAAAAAGCAGTTCAAATCTATCGGGCATCACCTGAAACCCGTATTGACCGTTGCTGAAAACGGTCTCTCGGAAGGTGTGATGGCCGAGCTTGAGCGTGCGCTCAACGATCATGAACTGATCAAGGTGCAGTTCCGCATCACCGAACGCGACGATCGTCGTGCGCTGATCGACGAACTCTGCCAGAACGGCAGCTGCGAACTGGTTCAGTCCATCGGCAAGATGGCGCTGATCTATCGTCGCAATCCCAAGCCGAACAAGAACCTGTCGAACATCAGCCGCTTCAGCGGCCTCTGA